From Actinopolymorpha cephalotaxi, one genomic window encodes:
- a CDS encoding sensor histidine kinase has product MADTKSHDSVVSPDNPWPSQSSGQSSESRHPAGKPDPVLEGIVEAACRLGGRRCGLLMLHIGGVVPKTITSGFRTSPDIGWDPLIRQLHDLTRDTKDPVRLNDLSRYPAAHRTLRRHLPRAHGLLVVPIRKGPDLQGYLCVVSEEQEPQFTTGDEHTVATLVSATYSAIENVELHDSQRRRHGWPDIATEVAKLLLGEVDLDRAMRLVTQRLRDLAGADCTAIALTDPADPDGALQGILEWSRMCAVHIRLPRRGMVGEALQRGRPVIVDDAVLEPGADLLLDWAAETAPIGTAMFIPLVTRDHIVGVLFSGWRQDAPLAECAKAEKTLVSIFAEQITPVLQRVEQQRLGVQDRLTEDREQLAGKLCNVAMERMLAISTQLHSIEGRSTDSELRQRLTHEVGQLDDSLQQLRATIFGIDVPDPHPSPTGDEPQPSVSDSLLHELDSSLTFLGFVPRLVIQGSLCNISPRLGVELTNAVRESLASAAPFSPRSVEVVVRASATHLNLQVTDDAQTRGPDRATCPAELRARANRLGGTCTCRTDGRHNILNWTIPTGSGTVGAAARA; this is encoded by the coding sequence GTGGCTGACACCAAGAGCCACGATTCGGTCGTGTCACCTGACAACCCCTGGCCGTCCCAGTCGTCGGGGCAATCCTCCGAATCACGGCACCCGGCGGGAAAGCCCGATCCGGTTCTGGAAGGCATCGTCGAGGCGGCATGTCGCCTCGGCGGCCGTCGCTGCGGCCTGTTGATGCTTCATATCGGAGGAGTCGTCCCAAAAACCATCACCAGTGGCTTTCGGACCAGTCCCGATATCGGTTGGGATCCCCTGATAAGGCAGTTGCACGACCTCACCCGCGACACGAAGGATCCGGTCCGTCTCAACGACCTGTCCCGATACCCGGCAGCCCATCGAACTCTTCGCCGGCATCTTCCGCGAGCCCATGGTCTCCTCGTGGTGCCGATCCGCAAAGGGCCTGACCTCCAGGGTTATCTCTGCGTCGTATCCGAGGAGCAGGAGCCACAGTTCACCACCGGCGACGAACACACCGTGGCCACCCTTGTCAGCGCCACGTACAGCGCTATCGAGAACGTCGAACTACACGACAGCCAACGTCGACGTCACGGCTGGCCCGACATCGCCACAGAAGTCGCCAAACTCCTGCTCGGAGAAGTTGACCTCGATCGAGCCATGCGGTTGGTGACGCAGCGTCTGCGCGATCTCGCCGGCGCCGACTGCACCGCGATCGCCCTGACCGACCCCGCAGACCCCGACGGGGCGCTGCAGGGAATCCTCGAGTGGTCCCGGATGTGCGCCGTCCACATCCGTCTCCCGCGCAGAGGCATGGTGGGTGAGGCGTTGCAGCGGGGCCGTCCGGTGATCGTCGACGACGCCGTTCTCGAACCTGGGGCGGACCTGCTTCTTGACTGGGCGGCCGAAACCGCCCCCATCGGCACCGCAATGTTCATTCCCCTTGTCACCCGCGACCACATCGTCGGGGTGTTGTTCTCCGGATGGCGCCAGGACGCCCCGCTGGCGGAATGCGCCAAAGCCGAAAAAACCCTCGTCAGCATCTTTGCCGAGCAGATCACTCCCGTCCTCCAACGCGTCGAACAGCAAAGACTCGGTGTCCAGGACCGCCTGACCGAAGACCGCGAACAGCTTGCCGGCAAGCTCTGTAACGTAGCGATGGAACGCATGCTCGCCATCAGTACACAGCTGCACAGCATCGAGGGACGCTCCACCGACAGCGAACTCCGCCAACGCCTCACCCACGAAGTCGGCCAGCTCGACGACTCCCTCCAACAACTGCGCGCGACGATCTTCGGCATCGACGTTCCGGACCCACATCCCTCCCCCACCGGCGACGAGCCGCAGCCGTCGGTGTCCGACTCTCTACTCCACGAACTCGACTCCTCCCTGACCTTTCTCGGGTTCGTGCCACGCCTGGTCATCCAGGGGTCCCTCTGCAACATCTCCCCAAGACTGGGAGTCGAACTGACCAACGCCGTCCGCGAAAGCTTGGCAAGTGCGGCCCCCTTCTCGCCTCGGAGTGTCGAGGTGGTTGTCCGCGCATCGGCAACCCACCTCAATCTCCAGGTGACCGACGACGCCCAAACTCGCGGCCCGGACCGCGCGACCTGCCCTGCGGAGCTGCGGGCCCGCGCCAACCGCCTCGGCGGCACATGCACATGCCGAACAGACGGGCGCCACAACATCCTCAACTGGACCATCCCCACCGGCTCAGGCACGGTTGGCGCAGCCGCTCGAGCCTAA
- a CDS encoding TIM barrel protein gives MTFELSPNLTWLFTEAGPSPADRVRAAASAGFRFVDTWPLPTADQAADYAAALRETGVTIMVVTAPVGEPGDTAQLEPNLAALADALPVAQRIGVRHFVVTGGTILDGVEPREQRATLVEFLRRAADIVAGSGVGIVLENLNSRVDHPGCFLDSTPETVAIVREVGRPEVAVLYDAYHSLVMGEDVRTVLTDAVDLVRHVQVADVPGRHEAGTGTLDWAKLLDDLEASGYVGPLGLEYQPTVESVASTEILRRVIEERQRPR, from the coding sequence GTGACCTTCGAGCTGTCGCCCAACCTGACGTGGTTGTTCACCGAGGCCGGGCCCTCGCCCGCGGACCGGGTCCGGGCCGCCGCCTCGGCCGGGTTCCGATTCGTCGACACGTGGCCGCTGCCCACCGCCGACCAGGCAGCCGACTACGCCGCGGCTCTTCGTGAGACCGGCGTGACGATCATGGTCGTGACCGCACCGGTCGGGGAGCCGGGCGACACGGCTCAGCTCGAACCGAACCTCGCCGCGCTCGCCGACGCTCTGCCGGTCGCGCAGCGGATCGGCGTACGGCACTTCGTGGTGACCGGTGGAACGATCCTCGATGGCGTCGAACCCCGGGAGCAGCGGGCCACGCTCGTGGAGTTTCTGAGGCGGGCGGCGGACATCGTGGCGGGCTCCGGCGTCGGCATCGTGCTGGAGAACCTCAATTCCCGCGTCGACCACCCCGGCTGTTTCCTCGACTCGACGCCGGAGACGGTCGCGATCGTCCGCGAGGTCGGACGACCCGAGGTCGCGGTGCTCTACGACGCCTACCACTCACTCGTCATGGGCGAGGACGTCAGGACGGTCCTCACCGACGCCGTGGACCTCGTGCGGCACGTCCAGGTCGCGGACGTGCCGGGGCGGCACGAAGCCGGAACGGGAACGCTGGACTGGGCGAAGCTGCTCGACGACCTCGAGGCGTCCGGCTACGTCGGTCCGCTCGGCCTGGAGTACCAGCCGACCGTGGAGTCCGTCGCGTCGACCGAGATACTCCGCCGCGTGATCGAGGAGCGTCAGAGACCGCGTTAG
- a CDS encoding PIG-L deacetylase family protein yields MYFKDFERVLAVYAHPDDAEYLFGGTVALLTNRGAEVTYVCCTDGRKSGSDPDLTEDDVAQVRAEEQRAAAKVLGVKEVAFLGYPNGSLEVTPELRRDIVRQIRRHRPQLILTLDPRRALDLPIEISHREHMNVGEATMVAAFPEAGTPRMYPELADEGLTPHRVSDIWIPAVGDANRYIDTTDVVEQKVRAFQCHVSQYGERPGRPAWTFDSSGWSPMQKAMRAAGEMIGAEFAESFRAVTI; encoded by the coding sequence ATGTACTTCAAGGACTTCGAACGGGTACTGGCCGTCTACGCGCACCCAGACGACGCGGAGTACCTGTTCGGCGGCACGGTCGCGCTGCTCACCAACCGTGGCGCCGAGGTCACCTACGTGTGCTGCACCGACGGCCGTAAGAGCGGCTCTGATCCGGACCTGACCGAGGACGACGTGGCCCAGGTGCGCGCAGAGGAGCAACGCGCCGCCGCGAAGGTTCTCGGCGTGAAGGAGGTGGCGTTCCTCGGCTACCCCAACGGCAGCCTCGAAGTGACACCGGAGCTTCGGCGGGACATCGTCCGGCAGATCCGCCGCCATCGGCCGCAACTGATCCTCACCCTGGATCCGCGGCGCGCCCTCGACCTCCCGATCGAGATCTCGCACCGCGAGCACATGAACGTCGGCGAGGCGACCATGGTGGCCGCCTTCCCGGAGGCCGGCACGCCGCGGATGTATCCGGAGCTGGCCGACGAAGGGCTGACGCCACACCGGGTGAGCGACATCTGGATCCCGGCCGTCGGAGATGCCAACCGGTACATCGACACCACCGATGTCGTCGAGCAGAAGGTGCGCGCGTTCCAGTGCCATGTCAGCCAGTACGGCGAACGCCCGGGGCGGCCGGCTTGGACGTTCGACAGCTCAGGCTGGTCCCCGATGCAGAAGGCGATGCGGGCCGCGGGTGAGATGATCGGCGCCGAGTTCGCCGAGAGCTTCCGGGCCGTGACCATCTGA
- a CDS encoding DUF3472 domain-containing protein codes for MPGVGRLARLGVAAGLAVGVVAAGLAGSGPAAASRGDSLDAIRNNVSITDAGTHQRGQLDSAGSSFRASAIAAAGYGPGADVDVDGLDFTMPDVAAGEPDNFTPSPAETTIGVSGSGNAIAFLGTAGGFSGLDLTVHYTDRSSKRLWVGMPAYTKSAADPLHLSTIATTVAGRNTAAAPDVDLGTDYAVFMVGVNIDPSKTVRSLTMASIGSVHLYDLRVVTVGKPFAVDSVLGRTPQPEDDGVPCDPRVEGKEACGPFNYWENADPSTHLRYFPASGVVPEGATAFYNEITVQSSVPSTYFMTNGYSGGYYGIQQLDDGSKIAIFSIFGPNRGTVPDDRLTSKVLYRIGHGDFVIHGEYAGGPSIRIPFDWKVGRTYATMITNQPDATRGNHAQIVTAWLNTEPIGRRPNWLKLMTVRTERPSATPLQLTGLYSFLEDFLRDGSFTEGRVRQAAYSNAAIYHAGNGWRPLNRIGFTGQLSGKYTIQNDAYPTPGETCAITEKITGGDIPFADVRSGYGTIWDTSRCDRPRRLPADTLAPLGVGAPIQQATTFLDVEASASGDQLSVSTELLADDEPVRVSVDGKTVSAADLAASPTGTLDVRIALPGPLAPGEHTVEVSGRSSNLTGSTTVIVK; via the coding sequence ATGCCTGGAGTAGGTCGTCTGGCCCGTCTTGGTGTCGCCGCCGGCCTGGCTGTCGGTGTCGTGGCGGCCGGCCTTGCCGGGAGTGGTCCGGCCGCGGCGTCGCGCGGCGACTCACTCGACGCCATCCGCAACAACGTCTCGATCACCGACGCCGGCACCCATCAGCGCGGTCAACTCGACAGTGCGGGCAGTTCGTTCCGCGCCTCGGCGATAGCCGCTGCGGGGTACGGTCCCGGCGCGGACGTCGATGTGGACGGCCTCGACTTCACCATGCCTGACGTCGCTGCGGGCGAGCCCGACAACTTCACCCCGAGCCCGGCGGAAACGACGATCGGCGTGTCCGGCAGCGGCAACGCGATCGCCTTCCTCGGCACCGCGGGTGGCTTCTCCGGCCTCGACCTCACGGTGCACTACACCGACCGGTCCAGCAAGCGGCTGTGGGTCGGGATGCCCGCCTACACCAAATCCGCCGCCGACCCTCTCCACCTGTCGACGATCGCGACCACCGTCGCCGGCCGCAACACCGCCGCGGCGCCCGATGTGGATCTCGGAACCGACTACGCGGTCTTCATGGTCGGCGTGAACATCGACCCGTCCAAGACGGTGCGCAGCCTCACCATGGCGAGCATCGGTTCGGTCCATCTGTACGACCTGCGGGTCGTCACCGTCGGCAAGCCGTTCGCGGTCGACTCCGTGCTGGGCCGGACCCCGCAGCCGGAGGACGACGGTGTGCCGTGCGATCCGCGGGTCGAGGGGAAGGAGGCATGCGGACCCTTCAACTACTGGGAGAACGCCGATCCCTCGACGCACCTGCGCTACTTCCCGGCCTCCGGGGTGGTGCCCGAGGGAGCCACCGCCTTCTACAACGAGATCACCGTGCAGTCGTCGGTTCCCTCGACGTACTTCATGACCAACGGCTACAGCGGCGGCTACTACGGCATCCAGCAACTCGACGACGGCAGCAAAATCGCGATCTTCTCGATCTTCGGCCCCAACCGGGGCACGGTTCCCGACGACAGGCTGACCTCGAAGGTGCTGTACCGGATCGGCCACGGCGACTTCGTCATCCATGGTGAGTACGCGGGCGGGCCGAGCATCCGGATCCCGTTCGACTGGAAGGTCGGCAGGACGTACGCGACCATGATCACCAACCAGCCGGACGCGACGCGGGGCAACCACGCGCAGATCGTGACCGCGTGGCTGAACACCGAACCGATCGGCCGGCGTCCGAACTGGCTCAAGCTGATGACGGTCAGGACCGAACGCCCGTCCGCGACACCGCTCCAGCTGACCGGGTTGTACTCCTTCCTCGAGGACTTCCTCCGCGACGGGTCCTTCACCGAAGGACGGGTTCGGCAGGCCGCGTACAGCAACGCGGCGATCTACCACGCCGGCAACGGATGGCGGCCGCTGAACCGGATCGGCTTCACCGGCCAGCTCTCGGGCAAGTACACGATCCAGAACGACGCCTACCCGACGCCGGGCGAGACCTGCGCGATCACCGAGAAGATCACCGGCGGCGACATTCCGTTCGCCGACGTACGCAGTGGATACGGCACGATCTGGGACACCTCCAGGTGCGACCGCCCCCGGCGGTTGCCGGCAGACACCCTTGCCCCGTTGGGAGTCGGTGCGCCGATCCAGCAGGCGACGACGTTCCTCGACGTCGAGGCCTCCGCGAGCGGTGACCAGCTTTCGGTGTCGACCGAGTTGCTGGCCGACGACGAACCGGTGCGGGTGAGTGTGGACGGAAAAACGGTCTCGGCTGCCGATCTGGCCGCGTCTCCGACCGGCACTCTCGACGTCCGGATAGCACTGCCCGGCCCGTTGGCGCCGGGTGAGCACACCGTCGAGGTGAGCGGCCGGAGCAGCAACCTGACCGGCAGCACCACCGTCATCGTCAAGTGA
- a CDS encoding SDR family oxidoreductase, with protein sequence MKTVVIGGTGLIGSKLMSYLGEHGHEAVAAAPNTGVDTLTGVGLAEVLTGAQVVVDVSNSPSFERSAVMEFFETSTRNLLAAEASAGVGHHVALSVVGTERMPDNGYFAAKIAQEQLIEKSGIPYSLVHATQFFEFARGIADEATDGNAVRIAPVRFQPMAGDDVARVVGRVAVGEPLNGRIETGGPEQFRMDEFFREALAAWHDPRHVVTDPKATYFGTVPGERTLVPGNGATLATTRYRDWLAHNLTRR encoded by the coding sequence ATGAAGACAGTCGTCATCGGAGGAACCGGCCTGATCGGGTCGAAGCTCATGTCGTATCTCGGTGAGCACGGACACGAGGCGGTGGCCGCGGCGCCGAACACGGGAGTCGACACCCTCACCGGTGTCGGACTGGCGGAGGTGCTGACGGGCGCACAAGTTGTCGTTGACGTCTCGAACTCGCCATCGTTCGAACGCTCTGCTGTCATGGAGTTCTTCGAGACCTCCACCCGCAACCTGCTCGCCGCCGAGGCGTCAGCGGGGGTGGGTCACCACGTGGCGCTGTCGGTGGTGGGTACGGAACGTATGCCCGACAACGGCTACTTCGCGGCGAAGATCGCCCAGGAGCAGCTGATCGAGAAGTCGGGCATCCCGTACTCCCTCGTCCACGCGACCCAGTTCTTCGAGTTCGCCAGGGGCATCGCCGACGAGGCCACCGACGGAAACGCCGTGCGGATCGCGCCCGTGCGCTTCCAGCCGATGGCAGGCGACGACGTGGCCCGTGTGGTCGGACGGGTCGCGGTGGGTGAGCCGTTGAACGGGCGGATCGAGACCGGCGGACCGGAGCAGTTCCGGATGGACGAGTTCTTCCGCGAGGCGCTGGCCGCCTGGCACGACCCGCGCCACGTGGTGACCGACCCGAAGGCGACGTACTTCGGGACCGTGCCAGGGGAGCGGACTCTCGTACCCGGTAACGGCGCCACGCTCGCAACGACCCGCTACCGCGACTGGCTCGCCCACAACCTGACCCGGAGGTAG